The genome window ctggaattcactgagctcctgagagagacccattctgtcccaaatgtttgtaaaagcagtctgcatgcctagggctggatttaatccacctgtggacatggaagggactggaacagctgagtctgaggattgggatggaggagacaagacttttggaaatacagtgtgtgtatatatatatatatatatatatatatatatatatatatatatatatatatgtgctagGCCTGTAATGgcacacgtaccgaaccgaaccattttggtccacacctgttcggttcagtacacagctgtacccaaacggcacagtatgatgagaaaaagaaaaaggaacgaaagacattgtttgatgtggaactttaaatccatgcaagtttcacatggacatattgaagaacgcacacattgacccgaaatacgaaatagcagctgatatgaggtaaaaaaaaacaacaaatatgatgtgaacctggaaggaagagactgcagaccctccaccatcagtccagtccagtttgggattacttcaggtcctggtgaaagacaacaacgaggaaagagacgctgataagacgaacgttgtttggcccctaggaactacggtagttctaaaacactgacactagctctgtctgtgtctctctctcacgtttgctgtataccagaggaatagaactcagaGTTGGCCgttgaaagtataaaaataaagtttcacttttgtttcacgccagcgttagttacgttagttatggaccggaccacaCCCCCTCCcgcccccggctccgaccaaaaaaacaacaaacaaaccatcccccagacaaatcgcaccttgcacaCGCGCGTNNNNNNNNNNNNNNNNNNNNNNNNNNNNNNNNNNNNNNNNNNNNNNNNNNNNNNNNNNNNNNNNNNNNNNNNNNNNNNNNNNNNNNNNNNNNNNNNNNNNNNNNNNNNNNNNNNNNNNNNNNNNNNNNNNNNNNNNNNNNNNNNNNNNNNNNNNNNNNNNNNNNNNNNNNNNNNNNNNNNNNNNNNNNNNNNNNNNNNNNNNNNNNNNNNNNNNNNNNNNNNNNNNNNNNNNNNNNNNNNNNNNNNNNNNNNNNNNNNNNNNNNNNNNNNNNNNNNNNNNNNNNNNNNNNNNNNNNNNNNNNNNNNNNNNNNNNNNNNNNNNNNNNNNNNNNNNNNNNNNNNNNNNNNNNNNNNNNNNNNNNNNNNNNNNNNNNNNNNNNNNNNNNNNNNNNNNNNNNNNNNNNNNNNNNNNNNNNNNNNNNNNNNNNNNNNNNNNNNNNNNNNNNNNNNNNNNNNNNNNNNNNNNNNNNNNNNNNNNNNNNNNNNNNNNNNNNNNNNNNGTCGGATAGTTTCCATCTgagcctgtgtgtgtctgtgtgtgtttgtgtgtgtgtgtgtgtgtgtgtgtctgtctgtctgtctgtgtgtgtgtgtttgtgtgtgtgtgtgtgtgtgtctgtatgtgtgtgtgtgtgtgtctgtctgtctgtgtctatgtgtctgtttgtgtgtgtgtgtctgtctgtgtgtgtgtgtttgtgtgtttgtctgtctgtgtgtgtgtgtgtgtgtgtgtctgtctgtatgtgtgtgtgtgtgtgtgtctgtctgtctgtgtctgtgtgtctgtttgtgtgtgtgtctgtctgtgtgtgtgtgtttgtgtgtgtgtgtctgtgtgtatgtgtgtgtgtgtctgtgtgtgtgtgtctgtgtgtgtgtgtctgtgtgtgtctgtgtgtgtctgtgtgtgtgtgtctgtgtgtgtgtgtgtgtgtgtgtgtgtgtgtagacctgTCATCGACCTCATTCTCACACTGACTACAGCCTATCAGACGTCTCCATGGTAACCAATCCAGTCCTGTGTGTCCCGGTGGGAGCATGCCCATTGTGACCAGTTCCTCAGTTCAGTGTGAGTCTGTGGGAACCAGGTGTTTATGGAGCACCATCTAGTGGCCGTCAGCGGTATTACACCCCCACACTGGTCTGAGGTCCTGGTCCAGTGGAACCTGCACGCACAAGTCCTGGTCCAGTGGAACCTGCAGGTACAGGTCTGAGATCCTGGTCCAGTGGAACCTGCACATACAGGTCTGAGGTCCTGGTCCAGTGGAACCTGCACATACAGGTCTGAGGTCCTGGTCCAGTGGAACCTGCACATACAGGTCTGAGGTCCTGGTCCAGTGGAACCTGCACATACAGGTCTGAGGTCCTGGTCCAGTGGAACCTGCAGGTACAGGTCCATGAACCTGGATCAGGTCCATGGTCATTACAGTACATGCTGCAGTACCACCAGGATCCATGGGGGGCAGTGTTGGGATTTGAAGCcgataatttccagaaatggtggAACTGTCCTGGAGGAACTACCGACATATTCCCCTCAGTAACCGCCGTAGTAGAACATGATTGTCATTATGGACTCTTCTTGGTGGTGTTTGTTCATTATGTTGGATCAGAGCAGCTCCCTCTGGTGGACTGGAGGACAGACTCATTCCAACACAgtgacattaacacacacacacacacacacctgctttcATATGTGTGGAATAAACCTGTGTGTTTGGTGCCATCAGGGGGCGCCGTAGACCACctagtaccaaggttattatcgttaatggaaACTAACGAAAGGACCAAACCTagaattgaaaacacattttcgttaactgaaataaataacaagtaaaattaaaagaaaaaaaggataactaactgaaactgtattgagtgtttataaaactaactaaaacttataaaaattatggataaaattcccttagttttcgtctttgttaatgttggATTGGTACAGAagtgatttctttgtctctctcagttttctgtgctgtcaccatacgacactttttggtccgtcacttgtggtttccagtcgtcttctggtccccactctacctggaaccatggagactaaagcagcagagtcctgtctgggattgatttgaataggagcacagagaagaagagaaaagagaccactgaactacaactgaactgaaactaatactaaagctaagcatttagaaaaaaaagtaaactaataaaacctatcaaacctgctctaaaaaccaattaaaacgaactgaattagagaaaaaaaagtctaacctaaataaaactaaactctaatgaaaaatctaaaactattagaaccttgcctagTTCAGAACTACTGTAATAAATACAGTAGAAGAAGCAGAGAGTCAGGTAGTGTTTTCATCTAACCCAACACCagcttggttctggttctgttgtccaGGTTTGGCTTCAATATgtcaatatttgtctttgtttttcattGAACAGTGTGTGAAAACTAAGACGTGTGTTTTTATGTGCGTTTCCACAGACAATCAGTTCAGAATGTCCATTCTAGAGCGACTGGAGCAGATGGAGCGTAGGATGGCAGAGATGGCCGCCCGCGACAACGCCAACGGCAaccagcaacaacagcagcagcagcagcagcagggcaGCCAgctggccacgccccctcctccACCTGCACTGGACGACCATGAACAGGTGAGTTTGAACGAGTTGACCAATGAAAATGTAGTTCAATGGATGACGGaaacatctgtgtgtgtttacaatGGTTTTGACCCCGATAAGTCAGaccacctgggggggggggggggcagtagtggacctgataagtcagtcagaccactgggggggccgtagtggacctgataagtcagaccagtgggggggggggcagtagtggacctgataagtcagaccactgggggggggcagtagtgaacctgataagtcagaccagtggggggggggggcggcagtagtggacctgataagtcagaccactgggggggggggccattagtggacctgataagtcagaccactggggggggcagtagtggacctgataagtcagaccaccgggggggggggggccattaGTGGACCTGATAACTCAGACCACTGGggggggcagtagtggacctgataagtcagaccactgggggggggggccattagtggacctgataagtcagaccactggggggggcagtagtggacctgataagtcagaccactggggggggcagtagtggacctgataagtcagaccgagggttttcaagtgcgcacaTGTTACGTTAACAATTGTGGTGAGGTGGGAGTGGACCATCTGGGACTGGTTCTGGTCcatatcctggtcctggttctggttcttgttctGTAATCCCTTTAAAACGATCTCTGCTGATGGAgtcggtcctggtcctggttctggtcctggttctggtcttggttctgaaTCTGCCTGTGGTTCTCGTGGTTAACATAGACTCAGATAGTGGAGGGGGCGGGTCCATGACATGGCCTTACATACAGGAGCTGTGATTGACAGGCTCCGGACGCGGGTCCCTGAAGTATGCTGCTGCCTTCATGGTCAGCTCGTAAACACCGGTCTACCAGGACAGTATGTGTGGAAGCAGACGTGGTATTTACATGTTCAAACGTGAAATGTACACGGATGAGTAAGGCCTGCAGATGCACTCACTACACTTCCCAGAATGCTTAGAGGCAGGAGAAGTCCACAGTGACACAGACATGGGAATAATCTGGGATCTGTGGAATCTGTCCTACAGTCACATGACTGCACGCTCACACACCATTGGCTCTAGTGTTAGGAGGGGCTTTCATCTGTGATTCGGATGTGTGATGACATCGTTACTGTCGCCATACGTCTGTTGTCGTCTACTgctgagggggaggggcaggGGGAGGAGCTAATCCTACTGTTAGGGTTagtttttcagtgtgtgttcaacAAACCAGGGTCATGTTGAAGTGACATGTTCTAACTGGACTGTGTGTGTTCCAGTCGTCACAGTGGTTTGAGAGGAGGATTGTGGGAGTTTGTGAGCGGATGATGAGAGGAGGACGAtggtcaggaggaggaggagcaggaggagggggaggaggagacaggCTTCATCACTCCATCCGACACCGAGGGATGACACTGCTTCACCTGGCAGCAGCTCAGGGATACACACACCTGATCCACACACTGATCCACTGgaggtaacacacctgaacacacactcctgaacacacacaactgaagacacacaactgaagacacacaactgaacacacacaactgaacacacacaactgaagacacacaactgaagacacacaactgaacacacacacctgatccACACACTGATCCACTGgaggtaacacacctgaacacacactcctgaacacacacaactgagcacacacaactgaacacacacaactgaagacacacctgaacacacacacctgaacacacacacagctgaacacacagctgaacacacacaactgaacacacacacctgatccACACACTGATCCACTGgaggtaacacacctgaacacacactcctgaacacacacacctgaacacacacacagctgaacgcacaccagaatacacacctgaatacacacacctgaacacacacacctgcacacacacacagctgaacacacaccAGAATACATACCTGAACATacacaactgaacacacacaactgaacacacacaactgaacacacacacctgaacacacactccTGAACACACACTCCTGAACACACACAAttgaacacacacacctgaacacacacacctgaacacacacacctgaacacacacacagctgaacacacacacctgaacacacacacagctgaacacacacaactgaacacacacctgaacacacacctgaacacacacacctgaacatacacacctgaacacacacacagctgaacacacaccagaatacacacctgaacacacacctgaacacccCCCCCTCCCGGCAGACCACCTGTGTAAACTGATCCTTTCTTTTTCAGGAGCGTTAACAGCGACAGTCTGGACCTGGAACAGGAAGTGGATCCTCTGAACGTCGACCACTTCTCGTGCACTCCGCTGGTAACCACACGTGCGTTTGCAGCTGTAGGTGGTGTTTGGTGACGGCCTTCTGACGGCGTGCTGTGTCATGTGTTCCAGATGTGGGCGTGTGCTCTGGGCCACCAGAGGGCGGCGGAGCTCCTGTACGGCTGGAACAGTCTGGCTCTGGGGATCCCCGATTCGCTGGGACGTCTGCCGCTCGCCGTTGCGCGGTCCAGAGGACACACGCGCCTCGCCACGGCGCTAGAGGAGCTGCACACGCAACGCACACACGCGCACGTCACAGCCAGGGACACACCCCCAGCCGACGCCCCCATGCCGGCCACGCCCCAGCCTCAGCTGCCCATGTCTCCTCTGTCGACGAGCCCGGACACAGGTGAGAACCACGCCCACAGCTAAGGACACGCCTTCTTTTCTCTGATTGGCTTAACTTGTCTCCTCCCCCCCACAGGTCTCAGCTCCTCCTCAAGCCTCCCATCTCCCAGTgacccctcctccccctctccgAGCTCCGCCTACTCCAGCGGTCCCGCCCCCATGGACACCTCCCCCTCCTCActgtcctctccctcctcctcgtcctctctGCCCGTCTCGCCTCCCTCCCCTTCGtccctccccctctcctctctgCCCGCTGTTTCTGTGTGGGGGGCGGAGCCTGACGCCGGCCTCAGCGCAGGTAGGTCACGTGACCGATCACCAAGCGTGTTCAAGGTATACGCTCTGTCATCACGGCCTCTCGTCCTCCTCCCCCAGGTCTGAACACTGGAGGACCCAGAGACTCCACCCTCTACCTGATGGACTACGAGAGCGCGTCACCTGGACAAGCACACGCCTACGCACATGCCCACACGCCCAGCGCACGACGCTCACACACGGCGACGCTGGAGGAGCAGCTGCTGAGCTACAGCGAGAACGCCGAGAacgaaggagaggaggaggagtatcTGGAGGAGGAGGTGCTCCAGGTAGAcgcacctgagccatggccacgcCCACCAAGACAGCAACGACACATggagacacacaacaacacacagagaCGCAcaatgacacacagacacacaacaacacatggagacacacaacaacacacagacacacaacgacACATGGAGACGCACAATGACACACAACGACACATGGAGACACACAACGACACATggagacacacaacaacacatggaGACACACAACGACACACGGAGACACTCaacgacacacagacacacaacaacacatggagacacacaacaacacacagacacacaacgacACATGGAGAAGCACAACGACACATggagacacacaaccacacacagagACGCACAATGACACACAGACGCACAATGACACACAGACGCACAACGACACATGGAgacgcacaacaacacacagagaCGCACAATGACACACAGACGCACAACGACACATGGAGACGCACAACGACACATGGAGACGCACaacgacacacagacacacaacgacACATGGAGACACACGACGACACATGGAGACGCACAACGACACATGGAGACGCACAACGACACATGGAGACGCACAACGACACATGGAGATGCACAACTACACACGgagacacacaatgacacacaacgACACATGGAGACACACAACGACACATGGAGATGCACAACAACACACGgagacacacaatgacacagacacacaacaacacacggagacacacaacaacacacggAGACGCACAACAACACACGGAGACGCAcaatgacacacagacacacaacaacacacggacacacacaacgacacatggagacacacaatgacacaacGAAACATGGAGACACACAACGAAACATGGAGACACACAACGAAACATGGAGACACACAACGACAGACAGtcgtttattcatttgtttattcttttattcatggTAACCaaactgtttccatggtaaccactcTCCCACAGGTCGACATGGCAACGTTGGCAGAGCAGATCATCGAGGCGACCCCCGAGCGAATCAAACAGGAGGATTTCCCCAGGGAGGCGGAGTCTCCGCTCAGAGAGAGGCGGGACAACCCGGCCATCCAGGACACCTGGTTGGCCACGTATCTGGACACGGTTGACGCCCACACGCACTCCCCCCCCAGGCGCATGTGCCCCCCCTCTCCCCTCAGCGCCCTGGCTCTACAGAGGCTCCGCCCCCCGTCCTCAGCGGCGTGGGCGGAGTTCCTGAATGCCTCGGCCAACGGGAAGATGGAGAGAGACTTTGCTCTGCTGACGCTGACGGACGGGGAACAGAGGGAGCTGTACGAGGCAGCCAGGATCATCCAGAACGCCTTCAGGAGGTACAAGGTGAGCGTCCGCCGGCGCCGCTTGGGTCACATGACCCAGCAGGTACAAGGTGAGCGTCCGCCGGCGCCGCTGGGGTCACATGACCCAGCAGGTACAAGGTGAGCGTCCGCCGGCGCCGCTGGGGTCACATGACCCAGCAGGTACAAGGTGAGCGTCCGCTGCCGCCGCTGGGGTCACGTGACCCAGCAGGTACAAGGTGAGCGTCCGCTGCTGTGGTCACATGACCCAGCAGGTACAAGGTGAGCGTCCGCCGGTGCCGCTGGGGTCACATGACCCAGCAGGTACAAGGTGAGCATCTGCCACCGCTGCTGGGGTCACATGACCCAGCAGGTACAGGTGAGTGTCCGCCGCTGTGGTCACATGACCCAGCAGGTACAAGGTGAGCgtccgctgctgctgctggggtcACATGACCCAGCAGGTACAAGGTGAGCgtccgctgctgctgctggggtcACATGACCCAGCAGGTACAAGGTGAGCGTCCGCCGGTGCCGCTGGGGTCACATGACCCAGCAGGTACAAGGTGAGCgtccgctgctgctgctggggtcACATGACCCAGCAGGTACAAGGTGAGCgtccgctgctgctgctggggtcACATGACCCAGCAGGTACAGGTGAGCGTCCGCCGGTGCCGCTGGGGTCACATGACCCAGCAGGTACAAGGTGAGCgtccgctgctgctgctggggtcACATGACCCAGCAGGTACAAGGTGAGCATCTGCCACCGCTGCTGGGGTCACATGACCCAGCAGGTACAGGTGAGTGTCCGCCGCTGTGGTCACATGACCCAGCAGGTACAAGGTGAGCGTCCGCCACCGCTGCTGGGGTCACATGACCCAGCAGGTACAGGTGAGTGTCCGCCGCTGTGGTCACATGACCCAGCAGGTACAAGGTGAGCgtccgctgctgctgctggggtcACATGACCACATGAGGCGGGTCCTTACCTCTGCTGTTCCTTTAAAGGTGCTGTCTGTAGGATTGTGGTCCAAACTGGTTCTGCAGTCCCATTCTAACACTGTACAGCTGGTATCCTCTgacccctccccccagactaggcaCTGACGGATCCAACATGAGCGTCCACTAGTGTTTCCACTCACCCTGTCCACCACAACCTGAATTCAGATCATAAAGGCCTCACCACACTGATTCTACATCAGACtaatacagaacagaacaaacgTCCTGAACACTAATGAAAGTTTACACACATTCAGGAGGAGAGAAAACAGAACTGAGGCTGAAGTCTACCTGTGACTGCAGCCAAGTACAAGTGGCACACAGCACTACCatacaccccccacacacacacttcctgtcAGATTCCACACCTCTACATgcacaggtcacttccacagaaaacactgaactacaaggagatACCATGGACAcagaccagtcctacaccagtacagGTCTGCTCACCAGGGACAGGAGACCACAGCCTGGGTTCACACAGtggtctgggaccaggtgcagacggtggtctgggaccgggtgcagacggtggtctgggaccaggtgcagacTGGGTCCTGTCTCAGTGGTTCTTGTGGTGGTCAGTCTAAGGCAGTGTCGTCGttcttctaattcttctcctctttcagtcgtctccatgtttttACATCATCTCCTCcagatccttgttttgtttctcaaaggttctgactctgtgattggcagacaggtgatgggcggagcctcagacccaAACACACAGCGACATCATAAACATCATGTGGGGGCTGAAGCTGAGCTTTAAATGCTCATATTCAGTCTGGAACTACGACTGTCACTGAGATCAggattgaaatgaacaggattctaCAGACCGCACCTTTAAGTCTGACTGAATCCACATGACAtctgaggctccgccccctgCAGGACCACCTGGGGACTCCACACTGATCATGTGCTCGTCTCCACAGGGTCGAAGGTTAAAGGAGCAGCAGGACATGGCCGCCGCCGTCATACAGAGGTGTTACAGGAAGTACAAGCAGGTAcatgtgacctgtgtgtgtgtgtgtgtgtgtgtgtgtgtgacctgtgtgtgtgtgtgtgtatgtgagacctgtgtgtgtgtgtgtgtgtgtgtgtgtgtgagacctgtgtgtgtgtgtgtgtgtgtgtgtgacctgtgtgtgtgtgtgtgtgtgtgtgtgtgagacctgtgtgtgtgtgtgtgtgtgtgacctgtgtgtgtgtgtgtgtgtgtgtatgtgagacctgtgtgtgtgtgtgtgtgtgacctgtgtgtgtgtgtgtgtgtgagacctgtgtgtgtgtgtgtgtgtgacctgtgtgtgtgtgtgtgtgtgagacctgtgtgtgtgtgtgacctgtgtgtgtgtgtgtgtgtgagacctgtgtgtgtgtgtgtgtgtgacctgtgtgtgtgtgtgtgcgtgtgagacctgtgtgtgtgagagagagacccgtgtgtgtgagagagagacccgtgtgtgtgagagagagacctgtgtgtgtgagacctgtgtgtgcatgtgtgtgtgtgtttgtgtgtgacctgtgtgtgtgagacctgtgtgtgtgagacctgtgtgtgtgagacctgtgtgtgtgagacctgtgtgtgtgagagagagacctgtgtgtgtgagacctgtgtgtgtgagacctgtgtgtgtgagagagagacccgtgtgtgtgagagagagacccgtgtgtgtgagagagagacctgtgtgtgtgagacctgtgtgtgcatgtgtgtgtgtgtttgtgtgagacctgtgtgtgtgagacctgtgtgtgcatgtgtgtgtgtgtttgtgtgtgacctgtgtgtgtgagacctgtgtgtgtgagagagagacctgtgtgtgtgagagagagagtgagagagagacctgtgtgtgtgagacctgtgtgtgtgagagagagacctgtgtgtgtgagacctgtgtgtgcgtgtgtgtgtgtttgtgtgtgacctgtgtgtgtgagacctgtgtgtgcgtgtgtgtgtgtgtgtgcgtgtgtttgtgtgtgtgtgtgtgtgtgtgtgtgcgtgtgtttgtgtgtgtgtgagacctgtgtgtgtga of Sphaeramia orbicularis unplaced genomic scaffold, fSphaOr1.1, whole genome shotgun sequence contains these proteins:
- the camta2 gene encoding calmodulin-binding transcription activator 2: MSILERLEQMERRMAEMAARDNANGNQQQQQQQQQQGSQLATPPPPPALDDHEQSSQWFERRIVGVCERMMRGGRWSGGGGAGGGGGGDRLHHSIRHRGMTLLHLAAAQGYTHLIHTLIHWRSVNSDSLDLEQEVDPLNVDHFSCTPLMWACALGHQRAAELLYGWNSLALGIPDSLGRLPLAVARSRGHTRLATALEELHTQRTHAHVTARDTPPADAPMPATPQPQLPMSPLSTSPDTGLSSSSSLPSPSDPSSPSPSSAYSSGPAPMDTSPSSLSSPSSSSSLPVSPPSPSSLPLSSLPAVSVWGAEPDAGLSAGLNTGGPRDSTLYLMDYESASPGQAHAYAHAHTPSARRSHTATLEEQLLSYSENAENEGEEEEYLEEEVLQVDMATLAEQIIEATPERIKQEDFPREAESPLRERRDNPAIQDTWLATYLDTVDAHTHSPPRRMCPPSPLSALALQRLRPPSSAAWAEFLNASANGKMERDFALLTLTDGEQRELYEAARIIQNAFRRYKGRRLKEQQDMAAAVIQRCYRKYKQLTWIALKYALYKKMTQAAILIQSKFRSYYEQKRFQQSRRAAVLIQQYYRSYKEYERLKQAPRGGASHNPKIKGSFLTKKQDQAARKIMRFLRRCRHRIKELKQTRELERRGLTT